The following are from one region of the Aequoribacter fuscus genome:
- a CDS encoding NAD-dependent epimerase/dehydratase, which yields MGKKAALIGATGATGQHLLVNLCDSGVYDCVQAFGRKRVYPQSHLVEEHLIDFDRPETWSSLIQADDIFLCLGTTLRIAGSKAAQYKVDFDYQYAFARYARESGAKRVFVISSPGSSPGANGFYLRMKGELDEAVKTLGFETTVLIKPSLIRAHREDKRIGERLGDRLLTPLCRLPVLHRYRPINATELALAIAIIATQIEAPASEYVLDDIQSVLPQGDPLREGNA from the coding sequence ATGGGTAAGAAAGCGGCGTTGATTGGTGCGACAGGCGCTACGGGGCAGCATTTGTTGGTCAACCTATGCGACTCCGGTGTCTATGACTGTGTGCAAGCCTTTGGGCGCAAACGCGTCTACCCACAGAGTCACTTAGTGGAGGAACATCTCATCGACTTCGATCGGCCGGAGACATGGTCGAGCCTAATTCAGGCTGATGATATTTTTCTCTGCTTGGGTACGACGCTGCGAATAGCCGGCTCCAAAGCCGCGCAGTATAAAGTAGATTTTGACTACCAATACGCGTTTGCTCGCTACGCGCGAGAGTCTGGAGCGAAGCGAGTTTTTGTTATTTCGTCTCCCGGTTCGTCGCCTGGCGCCAACGGATTTTATTTGCGCATGAAAGGCGAGCTTGACGAGGCTGTGAAAACATTAGGTTTCGAAACTACCGTACTGATCAAGCCTTCTCTGATAAGAGCTCACAGAGAAGACAAACGTATAGGGGAGCGGCTAGGCGACCGCTTACTGACACCGCTATGCAGGTTGCCCGTTTTACATCGGTATCGACCGATCAATGCAACGGAACTCGCGCTTGCTATTGCAATTATCGCTACCCAAATTGAAGCGCCTGCGTCAGAGTATGTGCTAGACGACATCCAATCGGTATTGCCACAGGGAGATCCACTACGTGAAGGGAACGCATGA
- a CDS encoding TonB-dependent receptor, whose protein sequence is MKKSLISTSIALLAGTIALPSFAQLEEVIVTAQKREQSLADVPVSITAITRDTIETLGIANAQDIGALTPNLQISDTPGNSNGLTVNIRGSVTINPALTLEATVGLYVDGVYVGKNTGGIFDVMDLERVEVLRGPQGTLYGKNTLGGAINFVSRRPSEELSGDIKVGAGELSRRAVRIRADIPISDSIRTSFGYAQEKRDGVVKNIDFSNVITGANPPSTADFGNIDKQSFRFAIDADLSDSLNAYYSYDSFETDQNPRFFQMTRIVPVPGLTDGIIGWDSPNRFDEGSLDGAGADDVEVSGHALTLTYTTDDYTIRSITGSRSIETYDVLDWDATPFHLLQTSRDVEYDSFSQELQFLRSSDNLNYVAGIYYFTEDGRTINPLDLPLYGSPLLATEYGLDNTSWAVFTQVDYTPESMSDLTVTIGARYSEEDKEVYRSFGIPAFGLTILDNFKPAKESYDNFSPSIALNYSVSDELNVYGRVARGWKAGVFNAESNNPVELSTPLNEETVTSYEAGFKFRNASGNLTLNAAVFMNDIQDMQISRFNQQEAASVFSNAGAATITGAEIEFAYALTESTTFGLNVGILDAEYDEYIDECRLDANFANPCPAGVAPGALFDAKNINSFPYTPELTYNAFLQHGMQLAGGTLTARLDYAYTDDFSIFPDPYNTVNTNIDSYGLLNARLDWEGEIGSQDVRIGVWSKNLTDEEYRMNGIEWGLLTTMQYGDPELWGIDVTVSF, encoded by the coding sequence ATGAAGAAAAGCTTGATTTCAACCTCTATTGCATTGCTGGCAGGCACCATCGCGCTACCGAGCTTTGCACAACTTGAAGAAGTAATTGTCACGGCGCAAAAGCGTGAGCAATCTCTCGCTGATGTCCCTGTCAGTATCACTGCTATTACACGCGATACCATCGAAACCTTAGGTATTGCCAACGCACAAGATATTGGTGCCCTAACACCCAACTTACAAATTTCGGATACGCCCGGAAACTCGAATGGCTTGACCGTTAACATTCGCGGTTCTGTCACTATCAACCCAGCCCTGACCCTAGAAGCGACGGTGGGTTTGTACGTTGATGGTGTATACGTGGGTAAGAACACCGGTGGTATTTTTGACGTTATGGATTTAGAACGCGTCGAAGTACTGCGTGGCCCTCAAGGTACCCTGTACGGCAAAAACACCTTAGGGGGCGCCATAAACTTCGTATCTCGCCGCCCGTCGGAAGAACTCAGCGGTGACATAAAAGTCGGCGCAGGCGAGTTATCGCGACGCGCTGTGCGCATTCGCGCTGACATCCCCATTTCGGACAGCATCCGCACCTCGTTTGGCTACGCACAAGAAAAACGTGACGGCGTGGTTAAAAATATCGACTTTAGCAATGTCATTACCGGTGCAAACCCGCCCAGCACGGCTGACTTTGGCAACATCGACAAACAATCGTTCCGCTTTGCGATCGATGCAGATTTAAGCGATAGCTTAAATGCTTACTATAGCTACGACAGCTTTGAAACTGATCAGAACCCGCGCTTCTTCCAAATGACTCGAATCGTTCCCGTACCAGGATTAACGGACGGTATTATTGGCTGGGATAGCCCCAATCGATTCGATGAGGGTAGCCTCGATGGCGCGGGTGCCGACGACGTTGAGGTCTCAGGACACGCACTCACATTGACCTACACGACCGACGACTACACGATTAGATCAATTACCGGTAGCCGCTCTATCGAAACTTACGATGTACTCGACTGGGATGCCACACCATTTCACTTACTGCAGACCTCTCGTGATGTCGAATACGATAGCTTTAGTCAGGAGCTACAATTCCTGCGCAGCAGCGACAACCTGAATTACGTGGCGGGTATTTACTATTTCACCGAAGATGGACGCACTATCAACCCCCTAGACCTGCCGCTTTACGGCTCTCCCTTGCTAGCGACTGAATACGGCTTGGACAACACCAGTTGGGCGGTGTTTACCCAAGTAGATTACACCCCAGAGTCTATGTCGGATTTGACGGTGACCATAGGTGCTCGATACTCAGAAGAAGACAAAGAGGTTTATCGCTCTTTCGGTATTCCTGCTTTCGGATTAACTATCCTAGACAACTTTAAGCCGGCCAAAGAGAGCTACGATAACTTCTCACCTTCAATCGCACTCAACTATTCGGTATCAGACGAACTAAACGTTTACGGTCGTGTTGCGAGAGGTTGGAAAGCGGGCGTATTCAATGCCGAGTCGAACAACCCCGTAGAGCTTTCGACTCCCCTCAACGAAGAAACGGTAACGTCTTACGAAGCGGGCTTCAAATTCCGCAATGCGTCGGGCAACCTCACCCTTAACGCTGCGGTGTTTATGAATGACATCCAAGACATGCAGATCTCGCGTTTTAATCAGCAAGAAGCGGCCAGCGTATTCTCCAATGCAGGTGCGGCAACCATTACGGGTGCTGAAATCGAATTCGCCTACGCCCTAACCGAAAGCACAACCTTTGGCTTGAACGTTGGTATACTGGATGCAGAGTACGATGAGTACATCGATGAATGCCGCCTCGACGCCAACTTCGCAAACCCTTGCCCTGCGGGCGTAGCGCCGGGTGCATTGTTTGATGCGAAAAACATCAACAGTTTCCCTTATACACCCGAACTCACTTACAACGCGTTCTTGCAACATGGCATGCAGCTCGCTGGCGGCACGCTGACAGCACGCTTAGACTACGCATACACCGATGACTTCTCGATCTTCCCCGATCCCTACAACACGGTAAACACCAATATCGATTCTTACGGATTGTTGAATGCCCGCTTGGACTGGGAAGGTGAAATCGGTTCGCAAGACGTCCGTATTGGCGTTTGGAGCAAGAACCTAACTGACGAAGAATATCGCATGAATGGTATTGAATGGGGCTTACTCACGACCATGCAATACGGCGACCCAGAACTTTGGGGCATTGACGTCACCGTTTCGTTCTAA
- a CDS encoding alpha/beta fold hydrolase has product MKILYLSGRGGELDQGLGRHLQSRATEFGGVAFNDATLSHSFGGQITAVQQLLHDSACDNTYLIANSYGCYVLLHALIDQPLMTTTKVLLLSPLLGRTHLRAQGFSSRPPRLKRLDAALNQGLIIKPHYLALIAGVDDPICEPAELQNIAGLLQADRWKILPKQGHMIDHDVMNTVLTEFFAT; this is encoded by the coding sequence ATGAAAATTTTATACCTAAGCGGACGCGGCGGCGAGCTTGACCAAGGCCTCGGTCGCCACCTGCAATCTCGCGCTACCGAGTTCGGCGGTGTCGCCTTCAACGATGCAACCCTCTCACACAGTTTCGGCGGTCAGATCACAGCAGTGCAGCAACTGCTTCACGATAGTGCTTGCGACAATACTTACCTAATCGCCAATTCCTATGGCTGCTATGTGCTCCTGCATGCATTGATTGATCAACCTTTGATGACCACGACAAAAGTGCTGCTACTGTCACCCTTGCTTGGGCGCACACACTTACGTGCCCAAGGTTTTAGCTCGCGGCCACCGCGCCTTAAGCGCTTAGACGCTGCCCTCAATCAGGGGCTGATCATAAAGCCACACTACCTAGCTTTGATCGCCGGCGTAGATGACCCTATTTGTGAGCCAGCAGAGCTACAAAACATCGCGGGGCTCTTGCAAGCAGATCGCTGGAAGATTCTACCGAAACAGGGTCATATGATAGACCACGATGTCATGAACACCGTGCTGACTGAGTTCTTCGCCACGTAA
- a CDS encoding NADH:flavin oxidoreductase/NADH oxidase family protein codes for MSISLSDPLVLPCGVSLPNRICKAAMTEGLAAPDGCATPALENLYGIWSDGGAGLLLSGNVIIDRDHLERPGNVIVDRQLSDKKRDALASWAKAATRNGNQFWAQISHAGRQTQKIVNAHPKAPSAVKLGLPGGQFGEPEALTEAEIANIIQGFAHCAATLKEAGFTGVQLHAAHGYLLSQFLSPRSNQREDQYGGSLENRARLLLEVYHAVREIVGADFPVAVKLNSADFQKGGFDFNESLQVATWLQEAGIDLIEVSGGTYEQPKLLDLEGVEPVEEQAVAASTLAREAYFVDFTKAMRETLTVPLMVTGGLRRRDAMEEALNEGGADVIGIGRPMCVMTDAPKRLLAGEVELPRYEKQLSLLPAWLGFLNHLKLFRTIGAFATQYWYYEQIALIGEHGKAANDLSVMKATKTQTARAKAWLGVRSS; via the coding sequence ATGTCTATCTCTTTGAGTGATCCTTTAGTGTTGCCCTGCGGCGTATCGCTACCCAATAGAATTTGTAAAGCGGCTATGACAGAGGGTTTAGCTGCTCCCGATGGTTGCGCGACGCCAGCTCTCGAAAATCTTTACGGTATATGGTCTGACGGTGGTGCGGGGTTACTGTTGTCTGGGAATGTGATTATCGATCGCGATCATCTAGAGCGTCCAGGGAATGTTATCGTCGATCGTCAGCTGTCTGATAAAAAGCGCGATGCGTTAGCGTCATGGGCAAAGGCGGCTACCCGAAATGGTAATCAGTTTTGGGCGCAAATTAGCCATGCGGGACGTCAAACGCAGAAGATTGTGAATGCTCACCCCAAGGCACCATCGGCGGTAAAATTGGGCTTGCCGGGCGGTCAATTCGGTGAGCCCGAGGCGTTAACAGAGGCCGAGATCGCCAACATTATTCAAGGCTTTGCACACTGCGCGGCCACACTCAAAGAGGCCGGTTTTACTGGAGTGCAACTGCACGCCGCGCACGGCTATCTGCTGTCTCAATTTTTAAGCCCCAGGAGTAATCAGCGTGAGGACCAATATGGAGGTTCGCTCGAGAATCGGGCTCGCTTATTGCTTGAAGTCTATCATGCAGTACGTGAGATTGTAGGAGCTGATTTTCCAGTTGCCGTTAAGCTCAACAGTGCCGACTTTCAAAAAGGCGGCTTCGATTTCAACGAGAGTCTACAAGTCGCCACCTGGCTGCAAGAGGCGGGCATTGATTTGATTGAGGTATCGGGAGGTACGTATGAACAACCCAAGTTGCTCGATTTGGAAGGTGTCGAACCGGTCGAGGAGCAAGCAGTCGCGGCGTCTACATTAGCTCGCGAAGCGTACTTCGTCGACTTCACTAAAGCCATGCGTGAGACATTAACAGTGCCTCTGATGGTGACTGGAGGGCTACGTCGACGCGATGCTATGGAAGAAGCGCTGAATGAAGGTGGTGCAGATGTTATTGGTATTGGTCGGCCGATGTGTGTAATGACTGACGCTCCTAAACGTTTATTGGCCGGCGAAGTAGAGTTGCCGCGCTATGAAAAACAGCTGTCATTGCTACCTGCTTGGCTCGGCTTTCTGAATCACCTAAAACTGTTTAGAACCATCGGTGCTTTCGCGACCCAATATTGGTATTACGAGCAGATTGCTTTAATTGGTGAGCACGGAAAGGCGGCGAATGACTTGTCGGTTATGAAGGCGACCAAAACGCAAACGGCGCGCGCCAAGGCGTGGTTGGGGGTCAGATCGAGCTGA
- a CDS encoding Tll0287-like domain-containing protein, with the protein MTRLTLARTVLAIWVFGLTTLDVSAGQDEAQKALTEEARQLVARFAGQLKPQLKQALQSGGPSAAISVCAEVAPAIAESLSLESGWSIRRASDKNRNPAAVPDSWEQTRIDAFKAEVLANETLGLEYSEQTEEGFRYAKAQLTESLCLMCHGTQLADSTLKALGAFYPNDRAQGYELGEVRGIFSLVKPAKDQ; encoded by the coding sequence ATGACAAGGTTAACACTCGCGCGCACCGTATTGGCGATTTGGGTCTTTGGCCTCACGACGCTGGATGTCTCGGCTGGGCAGGACGAAGCTCAAAAAGCCCTGACAGAAGAGGCGAGGCAATTGGTCGCTCGCTTTGCAGGCCAATTAAAGCCACAACTCAAGCAGGCGCTGCAATCCGGCGGACCGTCCGCAGCAATCAGCGTATGCGCTGAGGTCGCGCCAGCAATCGCCGAAAGCTTAAGTCTCGAGAGCGGCTGGAGTATTCGACGAGCCAGCGATAAGAACCGTAACCCGGCTGCCGTACCCGACAGCTGGGAGCAAACTCGTATCGATGCATTTAAGGCAGAAGTGCTTGCGAATGAAACGCTGGGCTTAGAATATTCAGAACAAACCGAAGAAGGCTTTCGTTACGCCAAGGCGCAGTTGACTGAGAGTCTTTGCTTGATGTGCCACGGTACACAATTAGCCGATAGTACCCTAAAAGCACTGGGCGCGTTCTACCCCAACGATCGCGCGCAAGGCTACGAGCTAGGTGAAGTTCGCGGCATTTTTAGCTTGGTGAAACCTGCGAAAGACCAGTAA
- a CDS encoding MOSC domain-containing protein: MEPLRQGVLSIEHGLSGDCRGKPGRRQITVLSAIQWQQACAAVGRDLDWTTRRANLLVDSITFGPQDVGRVLAVGEARLRVSYECDPCHRMDAAAQGLRTALASNWRGGVCCRVELGAIVRLGDPVYWLDA; the protein is encoded by the coding sequence ATGGAACCACTTCGTCAAGGTGTGCTTAGCATTGAGCACGGTTTGTCGGGCGATTGCCGCGGCAAACCAGGGCGTCGCCAAATAACGGTTCTGAGTGCCATTCAGTGGCAGCAAGCCTGCGCCGCGGTAGGGCGTGATCTTGACTGGACCACCCGTCGCGCCAATCTCTTAGTCGATAGTATTACGTTCGGACCACAAGATGTGGGGAGGGTGCTGGCGGTTGGGGAGGCTCGCCTGCGAGTATCGTATGAATGCGACCCCTGTCATCGGATGGATGCCGCCGCTCAGGGTTTGCGAACCGCCCTAGCGTCAAATTGGCGTGGGGGAGTCTGCTGCCGCGTCGAGCTAGGCGCCATTGTGAGGCTTGGCGATCCAGTTTATTGGCTCGACGCATAA
- a CDS encoding ComEA family DNA-binding protein: MMNRMLSLNVSRAFLALLTVAAMSLTALPLLAQDSEPQVAEVTQVDLNSADAETLATVMKGVGISKARAIVSYRTQYGPFASLDELTEVKGIGVSILERNRDRLVLR; this comes from the coding sequence ATGATGAACAGGATGTTATCACTCAATGTAAGCCGCGCCTTTCTGGCCTTACTTACCGTTGCTGCCATGAGTTTGACGGCGCTACCCTTGTTGGCTCAGGATTCTGAGCCGCAAGTAGCGGAAGTCACCCAGGTGGATTTGAACTCTGCCGATGCGGAAACCTTGGCGACTGTGATGAAAGGTGTGGGTATCTCGAAAGCCCGTGCGATTGTCTCATATCGGACGCAGTATGGACCCTTTGCTAGCCTGGATGAATTAACTGAGGTGAAGGGTATTGGGGTGTCTATTTTGGAGCGCAATCGAGACCGCCTAGTACTTCGTTAG
- the pyrF gene encoding orotidine-5'-phosphate decarboxylase: MSSANTKPIIVALDFSSQATCLSLVDQLDPALCRLKVGKEMFTHYGPMWVETLQERGFEIFLDLKFHDIPNTVAAALRVAADLGVWMVNVHASGGRKMLTASADALAAYQQRPLLTAVTVLTSLSDEELAEVGIAGSAQEQVQRLAALSVDCGVDGVVCSALEAPLVKSVCGGSFLTVTPGIRPLGADLGDQTRVMTPEQAVVNGVDYMVIGRPITQSADPIATLNSIYTSLGL; encoded by the coding sequence ATGAGTAGCGCAAACACTAAACCCATTATCGTGGCCCTTGATTTTTCCTCTCAGGCCACTTGTCTCTCTTTGGTTGATCAGCTGGATCCCGCGCTTTGTCGCCTGAAAGTGGGTAAAGAGATGTTCACTCACTATGGACCTATGTGGGTCGAGACATTGCAAGAACGCGGCTTTGAAATCTTTTTGGACCTTAAGTTTCATGATATTCCAAACACCGTGGCCGCAGCGCTTCGGGTCGCTGCGGACCTGGGTGTGTGGATGGTTAATGTACACGCCAGTGGTGGGCGTAAGATGCTGACCGCTTCAGCTGACGCTTTGGCGGCCTATCAACAGCGTCCACTATTGACCGCGGTGACGGTCTTGACGAGTTTATCGGATGAGGAGCTCGCAGAGGTGGGTATTGCCGGCAGCGCACAAGAACAGGTTCAGCGACTAGCCGCACTGTCTGTTGATTGTGGGGTCGATGGTGTTGTGTGCTCTGCCTTAGAGGCCCCTTTAGTCAAGAGTGTTTGTGGAGGCTCCTTTTTGACCGTTACGCCGGGCATTCGCCCCCTCGGCGCGGATCTTGGTGATCAGACTCGCGTTATGACGCCCGAGCAAGCCGTTGTAAACGGCGTGGATTACATGGTGATCGGTCGACCTATCACCCAATCCGCCGATCCGATTGCGACTTTGAACAGCATTTATACGAGCCTAGGGCTTTAA
- the lapB gene encoding lipopolysaccharide assembly protein LapB, with the protein MSSAPLFILILVAIAIGWLLGKHSSRSRANAPRSSDYYRGLNYLLDGRPDGALDEFIESLEVSSQTFETHISLGNLLRKKGEVQRAIRVHENVLAHDDLPASYQHEAHLELARDYIAAGLLDRAEQLLLDLIAESDAKAVGARRYLIEIYQMERDWDKAIAMASSLLAKRSFFGGRKSDVAGPGEQSVNVLLPHFYCELAEVCLQRNDLKGAQEALAAAYQEDAANVRVTLMSAQIAVDEQKFERAIELLGRVEQQDAEFLPEVVPLLGTCYRALGQSERFGDFLRQSLEKYPTPGLMIALADHIKDNEGAEAAAIFLTDAMRDAASLRGLYRLMLWQLEESRSQLASKLEVAMTLMRQLTETSPAYRCQHCGFRGQHLHWFCPGCKFWGSIKPIGLKKTINT; encoded by the coding sequence GTGAGTTCCGCGCCTCTGTTTATTCTGATTCTGGTCGCGATTGCTATTGGGTGGTTACTCGGCAAGCACTCAAGTCGATCTCGAGCCAACGCGCCGCGTTCTAGCGACTACTATAGAGGGCTCAATTACCTGTTGGATGGTCGCCCCGATGGTGCGCTTGACGAATTTATTGAGTCTTTAGAGGTCAGTTCACAGACTTTCGAGACCCATATCTCTCTCGGTAACTTACTTCGTAAAAAGGGTGAAGTTCAGCGAGCGATCAGAGTGCATGAAAACGTTCTTGCCCACGACGATTTGCCTGCTAGTTACCAACATGAAGCGCATCTGGAGTTGGCGCGTGATTACATTGCCGCTGGACTGCTGGACCGTGCCGAGCAATTGTTACTCGACTTAATTGCGGAGTCCGACGCTAAGGCCGTTGGGGCGAGACGCTACTTAATCGAAATCTATCAAATGGAGCGAGATTGGGATAAGGCGATTGCGATGGCGAGTTCTTTGCTGGCAAAGCGCTCGTTCTTCGGGGGAAGGAAAAGCGACGTGGCTGGCCCTGGAGAGCAGTCTGTCAATGTGCTTTTGCCGCACTTCTATTGTGAATTGGCCGAGGTCTGTTTGCAGCGTAACGACTTAAAGGGCGCACAAGAAGCGCTTGCGGCAGCTTACCAAGAAGATGCCGCCAACGTAAGAGTGACCCTTATGAGCGCGCAAATTGCGGTAGACGAACAAAAATTTGAGAGAGCGATCGAGTTATTGGGTCGCGTTGAGCAGCAAGACGCCGAGTTTTTACCTGAGGTCGTCCCTTTGCTGGGCACTTGCTACAGGGCCTTGGGGCAGTCTGAGCGTTTTGGTGATTTCTTGCGCCAAAGCCTGGAAAAGTACCCAACGCCGGGTTTAATGATTGCTTTGGCGGATCATATCAAAGATAACGAGGGCGCCGAGGCTGCGGCGATTTTCTTGACCGATGCCATGCGAGATGCAGCCTCGTTGCGAGGTTTGTACCGCTTAATGCTGTGGCAACTTGAGGAGAGTCGTTCTCAGCTGGCGTCCAAACTTGAAGTCGCCATGACCTTGATGCGGCAGCTTACCGAGACCAGTCCCGCGTATCGCTGTCAGCATTGTGGTTTTAGAGGACAGCATCTGCATTGGTTTTGTCCCGGCTGTAAATTCTGGGGCTCGATCAAGCCCATCGGATTGAAGAAGACCATTAATACATGA
- a CDS encoding lipopolysaccharide assembly protein LapA domain-containing protein — protein sequence MKILRRLLAFCIIAVAAAASAVFIEFNPAPTEISGLGLNFLTLPLGAWLILFLLVGVLLGWLLSLPSVARVSWRAKRSERALQKQSSESEAK from the coding sequence ATGAAGATCCTAAGGCGTCTACTTGCATTTTGTATTATTGCTGTTGCGGCAGCAGCATCCGCGGTGTTCATAGAATTTAACCCAGCGCCCACTGAAATTAGTGGCTTGGGTCTGAATTTTTTAACCTTACCCTTAGGAGCGTGGCTCATCCTATTCCTACTGGTAGGTGTTTTGTTGGGCTGGTTATTATCACTACCCTCGGTCGCTCGTGTTTCATGGCGCGCTAAGCGTTCCGAGCGCGCGTTACAAAAACAATCTAGCGAGAGCGAAGCAAAGTGA
- a CDS encoding integration host factor subunit beta, which produces MTKSELIEAIAAKQTQLSLKDVELAVKSVLEQMSDALSSGDRIEIRGFGSFSLHYREPRLGRNPKTGDSVDLNGKYVPHFKPGKELRERVNKGLSLS; this is translated from the coding sequence ATGACCAAAAGCGAACTCATCGAAGCCATAGCGGCGAAACAAACCCAACTTTCATTGAAAGACGTTGAACTTGCCGTGAAAAGCGTCCTTGAGCAAATGTCAGATGCATTGTCCTCCGGCGACCGTATTGAGATTCGTGGATTTGGCAGCTTCTCGTTACATTATCGCGAGCCGCGATTAGGTCGAAACCCAAAAACGGGGGACTCGGTCGATTTAAACGGCAAGTACGTGCCCCATTTCAAACCCGGCAAAGAACTCCGCGAGCGTGTCAATAAAGGGTTGAGCTTGTCTTGA
- the rpsA gene encoding 30S ribosomal protein S1, translating to MTQQVETMSENFAELFEESLKTVDMEPGSIVTGVVIDIDNEWVTVHAGLKSEGVIPMSQFVDANGECTLSIGDEVQVALETVEDGFGETKLSREKAKRAESWKDLEAAHAGDEVVKGIINGKVKGGFTVDINSIRAFLPGSLVDVRPIRETLHLEGKELDFKVIKLDQKRNNVVVSRRAVMEEANSVEREALLENLQEGMAVKGVVKNLTDYGAFVDLGGVDGLLHITDMAWKRIKHPSEIVEVGQEIDVRVLKFDRDRNRVSLGLKQLGEDPWVEIKNRYPENARCMATVTNLTDYGCFAELEEGVEGLVHVSEMDWTNKNVHPSKIVQLGDQVEVMVLDIDEERRRISLGIKQCQQNPWDAFAAQYNKGDKISGAIKSITDFGIFIGLEGNIDGLVHLSDISWNETGEEAVRNFKKGDEIETVILSIDPERERISLGIKQLENDPFSNYVAENDRGAIVTGTVTEVDAKAVVVALADEVEGVLKVADISRERIEDARSAYKEGDTVEAKIIAVDRKNRTIGLSVKAKDYEDEQEAVKSLREQDAASSSPGTIGDLIKAQMQDQ from the coding sequence ATTACACAACAGGTAGAAACCATGAGCGAAAATTTCGCCGAATTATTTGAAGAAAGTTTGAAAACCGTCGACATGGAACCCGGTTCGATTGTCACTGGTGTTGTTATCGACATCGACAACGAGTGGGTCACTGTTCACGCTGGTCTTAAGTCCGAAGGTGTGATTCCAATGTCACAATTCGTTGACGCCAACGGTGAGTGCACTTTGTCGATCGGTGACGAAGTACAAGTTGCTTTAGAAACTGTAGAAGACGGTTTCGGCGAGACCAAATTGTCACGTGAAAAAGCGAAGCGTGCAGAGTCTTGGAAAGATCTTGAAGCAGCTCACGCCGGTGATGAAGTGGTTAAAGGTATTATTAACGGTAAGGTCAAAGGTGGCTTTACTGTGGACATCAACTCAATCCGCGCCTTCTTGCCTGGATCGTTAGTTGACGTGCGTCCAATTCGCGAGACTCTGCACCTCGAAGGTAAAGAGCTCGACTTTAAAGTGATCAAGTTAGACCAAAAACGCAATAACGTCGTGGTATCGCGTCGTGCAGTGATGGAAGAAGCCAACTCAGTGGAGCGCGAAGCCCTGCTAGAGAACCTACAAGAAGGCATGGCGGTTAAAGGTGTTGTTAAGAACTTGACCGACTACGGTGCCTTCGTTGACTTGGGTGGTGTAGATGGTCTGTTGCACATCACTGATATGGCTTGGAAGCGCATCAAGCATCCATCTGAAATCGTTGAGGTTGGTCAAGAGATCGACGTTCGCGTGTTGAAGTTTGATCGTGATCGCAATCGCGTGAGCTTGGGTCTGAAGCAATTGGGCGAAGATCCATGGGTGGAAATCAAAAACCGTTACCCAGAAAACGCGCGCTGCATGGCAACCGTCACCAACCTGACCGACTACGGCTGCTTTGCTGAGTTGGAAGAAGGTGTTGAAGGTCTAGTTCACGTTAGCGAAATGGATTGGACGAACAAGAACGTGCATCCGTCTAAGATCGTTCAATTGGGCGACCAAGTGGAAGTTATGGTGCTTGATATCGATGAAGAGCGTCGTCGTATTTCTTTGGGTATCAAACAGTGCCAGCAGAACCCTTGGGATGCTTTCGCTGCTCAGTACAACAAAGGCGACAAAATCTCTGGTGCAATCAAGTCGATCACCGATTTCGGTATCTTCATTGGCTTGGAAGGCAACATCGACGGTTTGGTACACTTGTCTGATATCAGCTGGAACGAAACCGGAGAAGAAGCGGTTCGCAACTTCAAGAAAGGTGACGAAATCGAAACCGTTATCTTGTCGATTGATCCCGAGCGTGAGCGTATCTCGCTGGGCATCAAGCAACTTGAAAATGACCCCTTCTCGAACTACGTTGCAGAAAATGATCGCGGTGCCATCGTGACGGGTACAGTCACTGAAGTGGATGCTAAAGCCGTGGTTGTGGCGCTAGCTGACGAAGTCGAAGGTGTGTTGAAAGTGGCTGACATCAGTCGTGAGCGCATCGAAGACGCACGCAGTGCCTACAAGGAAGGCGACACCGTTGAAGCAAAAATCATCGCTGTTGATCGCAAGAACCGCACTATCGGCCTGTCAGTAAAAGCGAAAGACTACGAAGACGAGCAAGAAGCGGTTAAGTCTTTGCGCGAGCAGGACGCTGCTAGCTCTTCGCCAGGCACCATCGGCGATCTGATCAAAGCGCAGATGCAAGATCAGTAA